From the genome of Chloroflexota bacterium, one region includes:
- a CDS encoding aminodeoxychorismate/anthranilate synthase component II — protein sequence MIAVIDNYDSFTYNLVQFLGELGAELKVWRNDQVTVEEIAAAQPSHIVISPGPGTPEKDSGVSNEVIRRLGPHIPILGVCLGQQCIGYVFGGRVTRAPRLMHGKTSPIYHTGKGIFDGIPSPFTATRYHSLIVAEPVPEELEVTAFTSEGEVMGLRHRQYPIFGVQFHPESILTEYGHDLLRNFLAVKVHAAQHAARNT from the coding sequence ATGATTGCGGTGATTGATAACTATGACTCATTTACGTACAACCTGGTGCAGTTCCTGGGCGAATTGGGCGCGGAGCTGAAGGTCTGGCGCAACGATCAGGTCACGGTGGAGGAGATCGCCGCGGCGCAGCCCTCGCACATCGTGATCTCGCCGGGGCCGGGTACGCCGGAGAAGGATAGCGGCGTTTCCAACGAGGTGATCCGCCGGCTGGGGCCACATATCCCGATCCTGGGGGTGTGTCTGGGGCAGCAATGCATCGGGTATGTGTTCGGCGGCCGGGTGACACGCGCCCCGCGACTCATGCACGGCAAGACGTCGCCGATCTACCATACGGGCAAAGGGATCTTCGATGGGATCCCCAGCCCGTTCACGGCCACCCGATACCATTCGCTCATCGTGGCGGAGCCGGTGCCGGAGGAGCTGGAGGTCACCGCCTTCACCTCTGAGGGGGAGGTCATGGGGCTACGCCATCGGCAGTATCCCATCTTCGGCGTTCAGTTCCATCCGGAGTCCATCCTGACCGAGTATGGGCATGATTTGCTGCGTAACTTCCTGGCTGTGAAGGTGCACGCTGCGCAACACGCCGCACGCAATACGTAG
- the trpD gene encoding anthranilate phosphoribosyltransferase: MKEVIAKLLDRQDLSLAEAEAAMDVIMSGEATPAQIGAFLVALRMKGETVEEIAGCARSMRRNAVRVPIQHEGPIVDTCGTGGDRSGTFNISTTAAFVVAGAGVPVAKHGNRSVSSKCGSADVLEALGVNIQLTPEQVARCIDEIGIGFLFAPNFHPAMRYAIGPRRELGVRTVFNILGPLTNPAFATHQVLGVYDPALTEVMARVLTEMGSKAAFVVHGADGLDELSTTGVNRVSHMRDGQVETFELDPAELGLPRASLADLRGGDAAENAAICRRILSGEERGPRRDVVLLNAAAALATGTGDLRVGLERAREVLDSGAALRKLDAFVELSQSFRE, encoded by the coding sequence ATGAAAGAGGTGATCGCGAAGTTGCTGGACCGGCAGGATCTGTCGCTGGCGGAGGCCGAGGCGGCGATGGATGTCATCATGTCCGGGGAGGCCACACCCGCCCAGATCGGGGCGTTCCTGGTCGCCCTGCGCATGAAGGGCGAGACGGTGGAGGAGATCGCCGGGTGCGCCCGATCCATGCGCCGCAACGCGGTGCGCGTGCCGATACAGCATGAGGGCCCGATCGTGGACACATGTGGCACCGGCGGGGATCGCTCCGGGACCTTCAACATCTCCACCACGGCGGCCTTCGTCGTGGCCGGCGCGGGGGTGCCCGTTGCCAAACATGGCAATCGCTCCGTCTCCAGCAAGTGCGGCTCGGCCGATGTCCTGGAGGCGCTGGGGGTGAACATCCAGCTCACGCCGGAGCAGGTCGCCCGTTGCATCGATGAGATCGGGATCGGCTTCCTGTTCGCCCCGAATTTCCACCCGGCCATGCGCTATGCTATCGGTCCCCGCCGGGAGCTGGGGGTGCGCACCGTCTTCAACATCCTGGGGCCGCTGACCAACCCGGCCTTCGCCACGCATCAGGTGCTGGGCGTGTACGATCCGGCGCTGACGGAGGTCATGGCCCGGGTGTTGACGGAGATGGGGAGCAAAGCCGCGTTCGTCGTGCACGGCGCCGACGGCCTGGACGAGCTGTCCACCACGGGCGTCAATCGGGTAAGTCACATGCGTGATGGGCAGGTGGAGACGTTCGAGCTGGATCCGGCCGAGCTGGGACTGCCCCGGGCCTCGCTGGCGGATTTGCGCGGCGGCGACGCGGCGGAGAACGCGGCCATCTGCCGGCGTATCCTCTCCGGCGAGGAGCGCGGCCCGCGCCGGGACGTGGTGCTCCTGAACGCGGCCGCGGCGCTGGCAACGGGGACCGGCGATCTGCGCGTGGGGTTGGAACGGGCCCGGGAGGTGCTTGACTCCGGCGCTGCCCTGCGTAAGCTGGACGCCTTCGTCGAGCTCTCGCAATCCTTCAGGGAATAA
- a CDS encoding indole-3-glycerol-phosphate synthase TrpC — translation MAKRRTRLLQEKGRILEEIMRWKREELPKRKRETPLADLQALAAVAPRPP, via the coding sequence ATGGCGAAACGACGTACCCGGCTGTTGCAGGAGAAGGGGCGGATCCTAGAGGAGATCATGCGCTGGAAGCGGGAGGAGCTGCCCAAGCGCAAGCGGGAAACTCCCCTCGCTGACTTGCAGGCGCTGGCCGCGGTGGCGCCCCGCCCGCC
- the trpC gene encoding indole-3-glycerol phosphate synthase TrpC: LIAEIKRASPTRGLLCRDFDPEALAETYARNGAAAISCLTDARFFQGHISHLVLARERLEAIGRPLPFLRKDFIFDPYQVVEARAAGAAAVLLIVAVLSDHELRRLIAETQRLHMTPLVEVHDEADVDRALAAGARVLGINNRDLRTFRVDLETTARLRPRIPEECIVVSESGIRTPDDIRRVYEMGADAVLVGETLVKADPAERPRLVRALARAGERGA, from the coding sequence CTCATCGCGGAGATCAAGCGAGCCTCTCCCACACGCGGCCTCCTCTGCCGGGACTTTGACCCGGAGGCGCTGGCGGAGACATACGCTCGAAACGGCGCCGCCGCCATCTCCTGCCTGACCGATGCCCGCTTCTTCCAGGGGCACATCTCCCATCTGGTGCTGGCGAGGGAGCGGCTGGAGGCTATCGGTCGGCCACTGCCCTTCCTGCGCAAGGACTTCATTTTCGACCCCTATCAAGTCGTGGAGGCCCGGGCGGCCGGGGCCGCCGCGGTGTTGCTCATCGTCGCCGTGTTGAGCGATCACGAGCTGCGGCGGCTCATCGCGGAGACGCAGCGCCTCCACATGACGCCCCTGGTGGAGGTGCACGACGAGGCGGATGTGGACCGTGCCCTGGCGGCCGGGGCCAGGGTGCTGGGTATCAACAATCGGGACCTGCGCACCTTCCGCGTTGACCTGGAGACGACGGCCCGATTGCGGCCGCGCATCCCGGAGGAGTGCATCGTCGTGTCGGAGAGCGGCATCCGCACCCCGGACGACATCCGCCGGGTGTATGAGATGGGAGCCGACGCCGTGTTGGTAGGGGAGACGCTGGTCAAAGCTGATCCCGCGGAGCGCCCCCGGTTGGTCCGGGCACTGGCGCGAGCTGGGGAGCGGGGAGCGTGA
- a CDS encoding DUF554 domain-containing protein: protein MTGTLINITTVLLGGLLGSFLGNRLPDKMRGTVMSGLGLVTAVVGMQMALGTHNILLVMGSVLVGGVLGEWWRIEDGLEAAGRWLEERVGDAMGSTDERSITRAFVTASLVFCVGPLTILGSIQDGLTGDYSLLAIKAMLDGFAALAFSATLGPGVILSIITILIYQGGLSLIAMGMGNMLGEVTRQTPWVVEMTAAGGVLILGISLILLDLRRIRVANMLPAIVIAPLAQILLEALGIAL, encoded by the coding sequence TTGACCGGAACACTGATCAACATCACGACCGTGCTGCTAGGGGGGCTCCTGGGCTCCTTCCTGGGCAATCGCCTGCCGGATAAGATGCGGGGGACCGTGATGAGCGGCCTGGGGCTGGTGACCGCTGTGGTGGGCATGCAGATGGCGTTGGGGACCCACAACATCCTGCTGGTCATGGGCAGCGTGCTGGTGGGCGGCGTTTTGGGGGAGTGGTGGCGCATTGAGGATGGGCTGGAGGCGGCCGGGCGATGGCTGGAGGAGCGTGTGGGCGACGCCATGGGCTCCACAGACGAGCGTTCCATCACTCGGGCGTTCGTGACCGCCAGCCTGGTATTCTGCGTGGGACCGCTGACCATCCTGGGATCCATTCAGGATGGCCTGACGGGCGACTACAGCCTACTGGCCATCAAGGCGATGCTGGACGGCTTCGCGGCCCTGGCCTTCTCGGCGACGCTGGGGCCGGGGGTGATCCTTTCGATCATCACGATCCTGATCTATCAGGGCGGGCTCAGCCTGATCGCCATGGGGATGGGGAACATGCTGGGGGAGGTCACCCGGCAGACCCCCTGGGTGGTCGAGATGACGGCCGCGGGCGGCGTGCTGATCCTGGGGATCTCGCTGATCCTGCTGGACCTGCGACGCATTCGCGTGGCCAACATGCTGCCCGCCATCGTCATCGCGCCGCTGGCGCAGATCCTGCTGGAGGCGCTGGGGATCGCACTGTGA
- a CDS encoding phosphoribosylanthranilate isomerase: MKVKICGITNIEDARVAVAAGADFLGFICYSRSPRYVTPEEAGRIVAALRAEEAPVLTVGVFVNATQDEIERVMRIAGFDLAQLHGEEPPALVRAMEGRAFKALRPHAVECAEADAARYLPAAPEDDRLPQLLVDAYHPGAYGGTGQVGDWRIAQALVSRCPRLLLAGGLTPDNVAAAIEQTRPWGVDVSSGVEARPRYKDHGRVWAFVMAARAAGGEL; the protein is encoded by the coding sequence GTGAAGGTGAAGATCTGCGGGATCACGAACATCGAGGACGCCCGGGTGGCGGTCGCCGCCGGGGCTGACTTTCTGGGATTCATCTGCTACTCGCGCTCGCCTCGGTATGTGACCCCCGAGGAAGCGGGGCGGATCGTAGCCGCCCTGCGGGCGGAGGAGGCCCCCGTGCTCACGGTGGGCGTGTTCGTCAACGCCACGCAGGATGAGATCGAGCGGGTGATGCGGATCGCCGGGTTCGACCTGGCCCAGCTGCACGGGGAGGAGCCGCCGGCCCTGGTACGGGCGATGGAGGGGCGGGCTTTTAAGGCGCTGCGGCCGCACGCTGTGGAATGTGCGGAGGCCGACGCGGCGCGCTATCTTCCGGCGGCGCCGGAGGATGATCGCCTGCCGCAGCTGCTGGTGGACGCGTATCACCCGGGCGCCTATGGTGGAACCGGCCAGGTAGGAGACTGGAGGATCGCCCAGGCATTGGTGTCGCGGTGCCCCCGCCTGCTCCTGGCCGGGGGGCTTACGCCGGATAACGTGGCAGCCGCCATCGAGCAGACGCGGCCGTGGGGGGTGGACGTCAGCAGCGGCGTGGAGGCGCGCCCGCGATACAAGGATCACGGGCGGGTGTGGGCGTTCGTCATGGCCGCTCGCGCCGCGGGAGGCGAGCTATGA
- a CDS encoding NUDIX hydrolase, whose amino-acid sequence MSRTDARQEKPNGRRVGWHLLSTRYLYESQWHNLRQDQVRLPNGREITFTYQEHPGFVTVVPVTPEGEIVLIRSYRYTVDAWCWEVPAGGLGNRPGQSLEDVAREELAEEAGASCQALLYLGWLYAAVGTSDAVQHIFLATGVRLDGAPHCEETEVIEVHRVPVEEALRMARSGEIKDTQSLVALLLSEPHLLAHG is encoded by the coding sequence ATGAGCCGGACGGATGCGCGTCAGGAGAAGCCGAACGGCCGGCGCGTCGGCTGGCATCTCCTGAGCACGCGATACCTGTATGAGAGCCAGTGGCACAATCTGCGACAGGATCAGGTGCGGCTGCCCAACGGCCGGGAGATCACGTTCACCTATCAGGAGCACCCCGGCTTCGTCACCGTGGTACCCGTCACCCCTGAAGGGGAGATCGTGTTGATCCGTAGCTATCGGTACACGGTTGACGCGTGGTGCTGGGAGGTGCCCGCGGGCGGCCTGGGGAATCGCCCAGGGCAGAGCCTGGAGGATGTGGCCCGGGAGGAGCTGGCCGAGGAGGCGGGCGCGTCGTGCCAGGCGTTGCTGTATCTGGGCTGGCTGTACGCGGCGGTCGGGACCTCGGATGCGGTCCAGCACATCTTTTTGGCCACGGGGGTACGACTGGACGGCGCCCCACATTGCGAGGAGACCGAGGTGATCGAGGTCCATCGGGTCCCCGTTGAGGAAGCGCTGCGTATGGCCCGGTCCGGTGAGATCAAGGATACGCAAAGCCTGGTCGCCCTGCTCCTGAGCGAGCCCCATCTCCTTGCTCATGGCTAG
- the trpB gene encoding tryptophan synthase subunit beta, with protein MPALDELEEAYRESAESRAFQEELDHLFRTYVGRPTPITFARRLSAHLGGAQIYLKREDLAHSGAHKINNALGQALLARRMGKRRIVAETGAGQHGVATATACALLGIECVVYMGTVDMERQRPNVFRMRLLGATVRPVDAGSRTLKDAINEAIRDWVTNVCTTHYLLGSVLGPHPYPMMVRDFQSVIGREARRQMLEQVGRLPDVLIACVGGGSNAIGLFYPFIEDEDVRLIGVEAGGLGIATGQHAARFADPAMGRLGVLHGTKSYVLQTEDGQIALTHSISAGLDYASVGPEHALLREIGRAEYTYVTDEEALQGFQMLCELEGIIPALESAHAVAHAIRLAPQLSRDQIILVNLSGRGDKDLGTVMKALGEGDGDVVV; from the coding sequence ATGCCCGCGTTGGACGAGCTGGAAGAGGCGTACCGGGAGTCTGCGGAGAGCCGCGCCTTCCAGGAGGAGTTGGATCACCTCTTCCGGACGTACGTGGGGCGTCCGACGCCCATCACCTTCGCCCGTCGACTGAGCGCCCACCTGGGCGGCGCGCAGATCTATCTGAAGCGAGAGGACCTGGCGCACTCTGGCGCGCATAAGATCAACAACGCGCTGGGACAGGCGTTGCTGGCCCGGCGCATGGGAAAGCGTCGTATCGTGGCCGAGACGGGGGCGGGGCAACATGGCGTGGCGACGGCCACCGCCTGCGCGCTGCTGGGGATCGAGTGCGTGGTCTATATGGGCACGGTCGACATGGAGCGGCAGCGGCCCAACGTGTTTCGGATGCGGTTGCTGGGCGCCACGGTCCGGCCGGTGGACGCGGGTAGCCGAACGTTGAAGGACGCCATCAACGAGGCCATCCGGGATTGGGTGACCAACGTGTGCACGACCCACTACCTGCTGGGCTCGGTTCTGGGCCCGCATCCGTACCCGATGATGGTGCGGGATTTCCAGAGCGTCATCGGTCGGGAGGCGCGTCGCCAGATGCTGGAGCAGGTTGGGCGTTTACCCGACGTGTTGATCGCCTGCGTGGGGGGCGGATCGAACGCCATCGGCCTCTTCTATCCCTTCATCGAGGATGAGGACGTGCGGTTGATCGGCGTGGAGGCGGGCGGGCTGGGGATCGCGACGGGACAGCACGCGGCCCGGTTCGCCGACCCCGCGATGGGCCGGCTGGGCGTGTTGCATGGCACCAAGTCGTACGTGCTGCAGACGGAGGATGGGCAGATCGCGTTGACGCATTCCATCTCGGCGGGATTGGACTACGCCAGCGTGGGGCCGGAGCATGCCCTGCTGCGAGAGATCGGCCGGGCCGAGTACACGTACGTGACCGACGAGGAGGCGCTGCAGGGGTTCCAGATGCTCTGCGAGCTGGAGGGGATCATCCCCGCGCTGGAGTCGGCCCACGCCGTGGCCCATGCCATCCGGCTCGCCCCTCAGCTATCGCGAGACCAGATCATCCTCGTGAACCTCTCCGGCCGCGGCGATAAGGACCTGGGCACGGTGATGAAGGCGTTGGGAGAGGGAGACGGGGACGTCGTGGTATGA
- a CDS encoding tryptophan synthase subunit alpha — protein MSDNGVGRITAVFKAARAEGRAAFMPYYTVGYPDLETSVEVLAALVEAGADLIEVGVPFSDPLADGPTIQAAAQTALEHGTSVADVLQVVYRLRQRGVSIPLVLMGYYNPFLAYGIEALCRDAAAFGADGFIVPDLPPDERDGQEMIARCRAHGLAFIPLLAPTSTEDRIRIVTQAATGFVYLVSVTGITGARDQLPPDLAAFVARVRAATDLPLAVGFGISKPEQAAQVARIADGVVVGSALVKLGLSEKPVERIRALAASLAQGVRRAPVGE, from the coding sequence TTGAGCGATAACGGAGTTGGACGCATTACGGCCGTTTTCAAGGCCGCGCGGGCGGAGGGCCGGGCGGCCTTCATGCCCTATTACACCGTGGGATATCCCGACCTGGAGACCAGCGTGGAGGTGCTGGCGGCGTTGGTGGAGGCCGGCGCGGATCTGATCGAGGTAGGCGTGCCGTTCTCCGATCCGCTGGCGGATGGCCCTACCATCCAGGCGGCCGCGCAGACGGCCCTGGAGCACGGGACCTCCGTGGCCGATGTGTTGCAGGTCGTCTATCGGCTGCGCCAGCGCGGGGTCTCGATCCCGCTGGTGTTGATGGGATACTACAACCCGTTCCTGGCTTACGGCATCGAGGCGCTGTGTCGGGACGCAGCGGCCTTTGGCGCGGACGGCTTCATCGTCCCCGATCTGCCGCCGGACGAGCGCGATGGTCAGGAGATGATCGCACGCTGCCGCGCCCACGGGCTGGCGTTCATCCCCCTGTTGGCGCCCACGTCGACCGAGGATCGCATCCGGATCGTGACGCAGGCGGCCACCGGCTTCGTCTACCTGGTGAGCGTGACAGGGATCACCGGGGCGCGGGACCAACTCCCCCCTGATCTGGCGGCTTTCGTGGCGCGCGTGCGGGCGGCCACGGATCTGCCGCTGGCCGTAGGGTTCGGGATCTCCAAGCCGGAGCAGGCGGCCCAGGTGGCTCGTATCGCCGATGGGGTGGTGGTCGGATCGGCGCTGGTCAAGTTAGGGTTGAGCGAGAAGCCGGTGGAGCGAATCCGGGCGCTGGCGGCCTCCCTGGCCCAGGGGGTCAGACGGGCGCCCGTGGGTGAATAG
- a CDS encoding family 78 glycoside hydrolase catalytic domain has translation MDWQARWIWIAGEDAPRNFHLCARRSFQAAPDLTRATLSITADSRYVLYLNGEWIGRGPVRSFPFHQRYDVYDLTARLRPGRNVLAVLVRHFGESTFQYILGRGGLLAQLDLSYADGHAEVVITDHRWRVCEHRGYAVDAPRLSVQQDFEEQFDAAAEPQDWTAIDYDDSGWLDAVEIGPAETGPWSGLAPRDIPFLTEDPVIPVHVLRTRAVRPPALAAAVDYRVTLMPGIKDSNRHQTDGLLATVIHADRPQQVTIYQHWGLNFPVRLDGRDIDVRRGDVTLPLDAGDHLLLIDVTGTHHPKQCTVVVDGEDPASLSFRSLPGLPAELPWATAGPFGEDTAARTAVWDCETPEAMRPHLRWLQPIPKPYYTHRPIAAITMFQSEIPSASPRIENMELLCALSDNVTTIFPASEGADTELLIDFGRELVGFLDFEIEAPAGAVLDFNLFEAIEDGRIHYTEGLNNALRYVAREGWQRYTAIARRGFRYALLTVRNPSGPVRIRRLSCLLNTYPLAERGAFRCSDPRLNQVWEMSRYTIRLCAEDTFVDCPAYEQTFWVGDARNGALITYAGYGDLALARRCWLLAAESLARSPLVESQVPSGWQNILTAWSLLWVLACEEFYQYSGDLDFVRQIYPAVRQQAENVLRMLNADGLLEIKAWNMLDWAPMDTPWEGVVTHQNAWLVEALRRTARLADLLGRAEDAQRYQERAEALKAAINAHLWSEEHQAYIDCIRADGTRSPVISQQTNTVIYLCDVATPERRPLIERYLRDAPEGWVRIGSPFMMFFTFEALAKRGDFEGILEITRRRWGEMLDKGATTCWETFPGFDPRWWTRSHCHAWSAAPTYFLSTYQLGVRPLSPGFGRVLIAPIPAGLTWARGRFPTPHGEISAHWEQGEGRFDLTAGLPQGVEARIRLPDLVPAEATVDVAGAGPATWKPTGWEVEAPDGSQVTIHARW, from the coding sequence ATGGATTGGCAAGCTCGCTGGATATGGATCGCCGGGGAGGATGCGCCCCGGAACTTCCATCTGTGCGCACGCCGTAGCTTCCAGGCGGCACCCGACCTCACCCGGGCGACGCTCTCCATCACCGCGGACAGCCGGTACGTGCTCTACCTGAACGGCGAGTGGATCGGCCGCGGTCCCGTGAGGTCGTTCCCGTTCCACCAACGCTACGACGTGTATGATCTCACCGCCCGGCTGCGGCCCGGACGCAACGTGTTGGCCGTGCTGGTGCGCCACTTCGGCGAGTCCACGTTCCAGTATATCCTCGGGCGCGGCGGCCTCCTGGCCCAGTTGGACCTGAGCTATGCGGATGGGCACGCGGAAGTGGTGATCACGGACCACCGCTGGCGGGTCTGCGAGCATCGCGGCTACGCCGTGGACGCCCCGCGCCTCTCCGTACAACAGGACTTCGAGGAGCAGTTCGACGCCGCGGCCGAGCCTCAGGACTGGACCGCGATCGACTACGACGACAGCGGATGGCTCGACGCGGTGGAGATCGGCCCGGCCGAGACGGGCCCATGGAGCGGCCTCGCCCCCCGAGACATCCCGTTCCTGACCGAGGATCCGGTGATCCCCGTCCACGTCCTGCGGACGCGAGCCGTGCGCCCGCCCGCCCTGGCGGCCGCGGTGGACTATCGCGTCACGCTCATGCCGGGAATCAAGGATTCAAACCGTCATCAGACGGACGGCCTGCTGGCGACTGTGATCCACGCCGATCGCCCGCAGCAGGTGACGATCTACCAGCACTGGGGGCTGAACTTTCCCGTCCGCCTGGACGGGCGGGATATCGACGTGAGGCGAGGGGATGTGACGCTCCCGCTCGATGCGGGCGATCACCTGCTGCTGATCGACGTCACCGGCACCCACCACCCGAAGCAGTGCACGGTCGTGGTGGATGGTGAGGACCCGGCCTCGCTCTCGTTCCGATCGTTGCCCGGCCTCCCCGCCGAGCTGCCGTGGGCCACAGCCGGCCCCTTCGGGGAGGATACGGCCGCCCGAACGGCTGTGTGGGATTGCGAGACGCCGGAGGCGATGCGCCCCCATCTGCGGTGGCTCCAACCGATCCCGAAGCCCTATTACACCCATCGGCCCATCGCCGCCATCACCATGTTTCAGAGCGAGATTCCCTCGGCGAGCCCCCGCATCGAGAATATGGAGCTCCTGTGCGCCCTCAGCGACAACGTGACGACGATCTTCCCCGCGTCGGAGGGGGCGGACACGGAGCTGCTGATCGACTTCGGGCGGGAGCTCGTGGGGTTCCTGGATTTTGAGATCGAGGCGCCCGCCGGGGCCGTGCTGGACTTCAACCTGTTTGAGGCCATCGAGGACGGCCGCATTCACTACACGGAGGGGCTGAACAACGCCCTCCGTTACGTAGCGCGAGAGGGATGGCAGCGCTACACGGCCATCGCCCGACGCGGCTTCCGCTACGCGTTGCTGACGGTGCGCAACCCAAGCGGCCCGGTACGCATCCGCCGCCTCTCCTGCCTTCTGAACACGTACCCCCTCGCCGAGCGGGGCGCGTTCCGCTGCTCCGATCCGCGGCTCAACCAGGTGTGGGAGATGAGCCGTTACACCATCCGGCTGTGTGCCGAGGACACCTTCGTCGATTGCCCCGCCTACGAGCAGACCTTCTGGGTAGGTGACGCCCGCAACGGGGCGCTGATCACGTATGCAGGCTACGGCGATCTCGCCCTCGCCCGGCGATGCTGGCTTCTGGCCGCCGAGTCCCTGGCCCGCTCGCCGTTGGTGGAGTCACAGGTGCCCAGCGGATGGCAGAACATTCTGACCGCCTGGTCCCTGCTCTGGGTGTTGGCCTGTGAGGAATTCTACCAGTATTCCGGGGACCTGGACTTCGTGCGCCAGATCTACCCGGCCGTACGCCAGCAGGCGGAGAACGTCCTGCGCATGCTCAACGCGGACGGCCTGTTGGAGATCAAGGCGTGGAACATGCTGGACTGGGCGCCCATGGATACGCCATGGGAGGGCGTTGTGACCCACCAGAACGCCTGGCTGGTGGAGGCGCTGCGCCGCACGGCGCGCTTGGCCGATCTCCTGGGGAGGGCCGAAGACGCTCAGCGGTATCAGGAGAGGGCCGAAGCGCTCAAGGCCGCCATCAACGCCCATCTATGGTCGGAGGAACATCAGGCTTACATCGATTGCATTCGCGCTGACGGCACCCGCAGTCCGGTGATCTCCCAGCAGACCAACACGGTGATCTACCTATGCGATGTCGCCACGCCCGAGCGTCGTCCCCTGATCGAGCGGTATCTCAGGGACGCGCCGGAGGGATGGGTGCGCATCGGCAGCCCCTTCATGATGTTCTTCACCTTCGAGGCGCTGGCGAAACGGGGTGACTTCGAGGGGATCCTGGAGATCACGCGACGGCGCTGGGGGGAGATGCTGGACAAAGGCGCCACCACCTGCTGGGAGACCTTCCCGGGCTTCGATCCACGCTGGTGGACCCGCAGCCATTGCCACGCCTGGTCGGCCGCGCCTACCTACTTCCTGAGCACCTACCAGCTCGGCGTGCGCCCGCTGAGTCCTGGCTTCGGCCGGGTGCTCATCGCGCCGATCCCCGCGGGACTGACCTGGGCGCGCGGCCGCTTCCCCACGCCGCACGGCGAGATCTCGGCTCATTGGGAACAGGGCGAGGGGCGATTCGACCTGACCGCCGGGCTCCCCCAGGGGGTGGAAGCCCGGATACGCCTGCCCGATCTCGTGCCGGCCGAGGCGACGGTGGATGTCGCCGGCGCGGGGCCAGCCACCTGGAAGCCCACAGGATGGGAGGTGGAGGCACCCGACGGCAGCCAGGTGACGATTCACGCCCGGTGGTAA
- the lspA gene encoding signal peptidase II, whose product MPSTRRVVGVGTVLLLSVGLDQATKAIAHQYLSQRPPISLLNDTLRLQFARNTGAFLSLGSTLPHDIRYWLLTVSVAILLSGLLIVALFYRKLPYTDALLLALVIGGGASNLYDRMIHDGAVTDFLNVGIGRMRTGVFNLADVVIMLGVGILFLRHLRSGEPDDTPR is encoded by the coding sequence ATGCCATCCACCAGACGAGTGGTCGGGGTCGGAACCGTCCTGCTCCTGAGCGTCGGCCTCGATCAGGCGACGAAGGCGATCGCTCACCAATATCTATCCCAAAGGCCGCCCATCAGCCTCCTGAACGATACGCTTCGGCTCCAGTTCGCCAGGAATACGGGGGCCTTCCTGAGCCTGGGCTCGACACTGCCCCACGATATCCGCTATTGGCTCCTGACCGTGAGCGTCGCCATCCTGTTGTCAGGGCTCCTCATCGTCGCCCTCTTCTACAGGAAATTACCTTACACCGATGCCCTCCTGCTCGCCCTGGTCATCGGCGGAGGAGCCAGCAACCTCTACGATCGAATGATTCATGACGGCGCCGTGACGGACTTCTTGAACGTGGGAATCGGACGCATGCGAACGGGCGTCTTCAATCTCGCGGACGTGGTCATCATGCTCGGGGTCGGAATACTGTTTCTGCGTCATCTCAGATCCGGAGAGCCAGACGACACGCCGCGATAG
- a CDS encoding nucleoside triphosphate pyrophosphohydrolase family protein encodes MKRQLAQVQEFHEVFGAHIERRPTARLPRELIEMRATLIEEELAEYREASRKGDLVEIADALTDLLYVVLGTFITHGLQEAAVELFDEVHRSNMSKLDENGRAIFREDGKVLKSSAYFPPDLASILARYGDPSEEARERTQ; translated from the coding sequence ATGAAGAGACAGCTAGCCCAGGTGCAAGAATTCCACGAGGTCTTCGGCGCACACATCGAGCGCCGCCCCACCGCTCGCCTTCCTCGCGAGCTCATCGAGATGCGGGCTACCCTGATCGAGGAGGAACTCGCCGAATATCGAGAGGCCAGCCGGAAGGGAGACCTCGTCGAAATCGCCGACGCGCTCACCGACCTGCTCTACGTGGTCCTGGGGACTTTCATCACCCACGGCCTGCAGGAGGCGGCCGTCGAGCTGTTTGACGAGGTGCACCGGAGCAACATGAGCAAGCTGGACGAGAACGGGCGAGCGATCTTCCGGGAGGATGGCAAAGTACTGAAATCTTCCGCCTACTTTCCCCCCGACCTGGCGTCCATCCTGGCGAGATACGGAGATCCGTCCGAAGAGGCGCGCGAGCGCACGCAGTAG